The Vicia villosa cultivar HV-30 ecotype Madison, WI linkage group LG1, Vvil1.0, whole genome shotgun sequence genome includes a region encoding these proteins:
- the LOC131660925 gene encoding uncharacterized protein LOC131660925, with amino-acid sequence MSVLVNGSPTREFSVSRGLSQGDLLSPFLFLLVVVGLTGMVKVASYLGDFKGFSLDDHNHFEILQFADDTILIGEDSWNNLWTFKAILRGFELVSRLRVNLNKSRLFGVNLDPIFIQVGSFFLNCDIGSSSFVFLGILAMKTIVKEIISIRRSFFWGGDEDKKKISWDKVCLSKGEGGLSMKNCGKYGNIQRAMLKALSLHLRSKVSLWWKDLCSIGCADLGSPSNWFKSSISCKIGMGLFLEFWFDVWIGTTPLGIIFPDLFLLTDAPHSKVADIGSSNGDNSPRRFLEDSFVWWRNISGFMVSNVYDVIMLCELPRPPLDESLSLALSRLWKSKVPSRIHLFGWRLI; translated from the exons ATGTCCGTCCTTGTTAATGGCAGTCCAACTCGAGAATTCTCGGTTTCTAGAGGGTTAAGTCAAGGAGATctcctttctcctttccttttcttgttgGTTGTGGTGGGTTTGACGGGTATGGTGAAGGTGGCTTCTTATCTAGGTGACTTTAAAGGTTTTAGTTTGGATGATCATAATCATTTTGAGATACTCCAATTCGCCGATGATACTATTTTAATCGGTGAGGACTCTTGGAACAATCTTTGGACTTTTAAGGCCATTCTTAGAGGTTTTGAACTTGTGTCTAGGTTGCGTGTTAACTTGAACAAGAGTCGGCTTTTTGGTGTGAATCTTGACCCGATTTTTATTCAGGTCGGGTCCTTTTTTCTTAATTGCGATATTGGTTCGTCGTCTTTTGTGTTTCTTGGTATTCTG GCTATGAAAACCATTGTTAAGGAGATCATTTCGATTCGACGGTCCTTCTTTTGGGGTGGTGATGAAGACAAGAAGAAGATTAGTTGGGATAAAGTGTGTCTTTCAAAAGGAGAAGGGGGGCTTAGTATGAAGAATTGTGGGAA GTATGGTAACATTCAAAGAGCAATGCTTAAGGCTTTGTCTTTACATTTGAGAAGTAAGGTTTCTCTTTGGTGGAAGGACCTTTGTTCGATCGGTTGTGCGGATTTGGGATCACCGTCAAATTGGTTTAAATCTTCTATCTCTTGCAAAATTGGAATGGGAttgtttttggaattttggtTTGATGTTTGGATAGGTACAACACCGCTTGGAATTATTTTTCCAGATTTATTCCTTTTGACTGATGCTCCTCATTCGAAGGTGGCAGATATAGGTAGTTCGAATGGTGACAATTCG CCACGCCGCTTCCTCGAAGACTCCTTTGTATGGTGGAGGAATATCTCCGGCTTCATGGTGAGTAATGTTTATGATGTGATTATGTTGTGTGAGTTACCGAGGCCGCCTTTGGATGAATCTCTTTCTTTAGCCCTTTCTCGTTTATGGAAGTCTAAGGTTCCTAGTAGAATCCATCTTTTTGGTTGGAGGTTGATTTGA